The following is a genomic window from Cupriavidus basilensis.
GCCGCAGCCCTTCCACCACGGTGGTATGGTCTTCGCTGCAGCAGCTCATGGCACAACCTCGCACGGCCTTGCCCTCGATGCAGCCACTCCTCCAGGCGAGTGCCTGGTCGGAGGTCGCGGCGACCGGCGTCGAAGTCGGCGCGCCAGGCTCGTGCGTTTAGAGTGACAGCCAGCGGCTAGAGGCCTTTTGTCGCGGCCTCACGATGAACTTGCGGCCGGCGCTGTCACAATCGCTAACTAATTTGATAGCTTACTTCACGACCTCGAAGCTACGAGCCTCTCTCTGATATAAATGCTAATAATTTCAGTAAGTTAGAAGAAGCGCTTCTATTTGCTGGTCATTTGATAGCGCGTACCGCAGGCCTCCATTTATGGAAAGAAGCCAGGAAGAGGTCCACGCTGCGCTGTTATGTGCGTGCTGTGCCCGGTCGCACTGAATGATTTAACATAAATCTTTTTATGCGAACTACTGGTGTAGCGGCAAAGTTGTAATGTCCGGTTCGGGGGTGCGGATGAATTCTTGGACTACTTGGAGGTAGTTCATGTATTCGTACGAGGATCGCATCAGGGCGGTCAAGCTGTATTTAAAGTATGGAGGAAAGACGGCAACGGTCGTTCGTGAGCTGGGCTATCCGTCGGGTAAGAACCTGAAGCGGTGGGTCAACCTTTACCAGGCACTGGGGGACCTGCCCGAGCACCGCCGTCCAAGGCATCGATACACGCTGGAGCAAAAAAGCGTGGCGGTGGATCACTACTTCGGTCATGGCTGCTCTCTAGTTGGTACCCGCAGAGCCCTCGGGTATCCCAGCACCGAAATGCTGGCCCGCTGGATTGAGGAGCTGCGCCCTGGCTCGCGTCGCATGGTCACGAGCACAAACACCAGTGCGCCGTTTGCGTCCGAGCAGAGACGTCAGGCAGTCACTGACCTTTGCGCCCGCCGGGGCTCAGCGGAGGAAGTAGCGAAAAAGGTTGGAGTAAGCCGACCGATGCTGTACAAGTGGAAAGATCAACTGCTCGGAGACGAGGCATATCGATCTATGCGCAAACGTAAATTGGCCTCGCCTGAAGACGAGCATGCAGCGTTGCTGGAAAGAATCGCGCAGCTCGAACAGCAGGTACGCCAGCTGCAACTTGAGCGCGACATCCTGGCGCAGGCGGGCGATCTAATAAAAAAAGACCAAGGCATCAACTCCCTGACCCTGACAAACAGGGAGAAGACACAGGTGGTTGATGCCTTGAAAGCTACGTATCCGTTGCCTGAGCTTCTTCGCGTCGTCGGGCTTGCGCGCAGTAGCTACTTCTATCACAAGACAGGCTTGAGGCTGCGCGATAAGTACGGCGATGTACGTAAGGCCATGGTCGAGATCTTTGACAGCAACCATCGCTGCTATGGGTACCGTCGTATCCACGCGATGCTGCGTCAGCGAGATATTCGGATCTCCGAAAAGGTCGTGCGCAAATTGATGGCGGAGGAGCAGCTTACTGTCCGTCGGCCTCGTCGTCGGTACAGTTCCTACAGCGGGGAGATTGGCGCTGCCCCCGAGAACCTGATTGCTAGGGATTTCCATTCGCAGGCGCCAAATCAAAAATGGCTGACAGACATCACCGAATTCCAGCTTCCAGCTGGCAAGGTGTATCTATCGCCCATGATCGATTGCTTTGACGGCAAGGTTGTAAGTTGGTCTATCGGCACGAGGCCTGACGCACAATTGGTCAATAGCATGCTCGACGGCGCCATCACCACGCTCACCGATGGCGACAGCCCCGTAGTACACAGTGATAGGGG
Proteins encoded in this region:
- a CDS encoding IS3 family transposase — encoded protein: MYSYEDRIRAVKLYLKYGGKTATVVRELGYPSGKNLKRWVNLYQALGDLPEHRRPRHRYTLEQKSVAVDHYFGHGCSLVGTRRALGYPSTEMLARWIEELRPGSRRMVTSTNTSAPFASEQRRQAVTDLCARRGSAEEVAKKVGVSRPMLYKWKDQLLGDEAYRSMRKRKLASPEDEHAALLERIAQLEQQVRQLQLERDILAQAGDLIKKDQGINSLTLTNREKTQVVDALKATYPLPELLRVVGLARSSYFYHKTGLRLRDKYGDVRKAMVEIFDSNHRCYGYRRIHAMLRQRDIRISEKVVRKLMAEEQLTVRRPRRRYSSYSGEIGAAPENLIARDFHSQAPNQKWLTDITEFQLPAGKVYLSPMIDCFDGKVVSWSIGTRPDAQLVNSMLDGAITTLTDGDSPVVHSDRGSHYRWPGWLQRIKAAGLIRSMSRKGCSPDNAACEGFFGRLKNEMYYCRNWAGTTVEGFMHELNSYIQWYNERRIKLSLRGMSPVEYRRHLGIAT